From the Sediminispirochaeta bajacaliforniensis DSM 16054 genome, the window AACCTCTCCCGATGTGATCGAAGGTTCAACATAGCGGTGGAAGTATTCTTTGTCCTGAATAATACCAGCCATAAGCAATTTCTTTCCACTGAGCCTTGCGATCTCAATGGCCTCCCTCGCCCCCTTATCGGGGTGAAACCGCCCAAAGAAAAGAAGGCGATCCCGCTCAGGCTCTCTTCGAAAGGTAAAATGCTCTAAATCTATACCGTGGTAGATCGTCGCCACATAAGAAAGATCCGGATTTCTGTCGGCATTGCTGATGGAGACATAATAGTTACTGTGGTTGTACTTTCTGAAGACCGGCAGGATCGAAGGAGAGGAAAAGCCGTGAATCGTCGTAACGACGGGTGTGGAGACTAAGGCGCTGTAGGATAAAGGCAGAAAATCAAATTGATTGTGGATGATATCGAAGTCCTCGGCATGCTCGAAGCATTCGGAAATATGAAGGCATTCCCACACCTTCGCGTTCATGTCGGGATCCTCTTCATAACCGCGGTCGCAAACGGCGCGCAACGTTGCAGCGGTTACGGAGTCACGGGTAGCGAACAGCGTGACATCTATGCCGAGACGGACCAGCTCTTCGGTTAAAAGAGAAGTAACCCGCTCCCATGGGCCATAGTGCCGTGGTGGAGTCCTCCAGGCTATGGGTGCAAGCATTGCAATCTTCATGATCTACACCATGGCATCAAGAATTTCTTTGACATCGGCGAAGGCAAAGCCGGTAGCATAATCCGACATGGCATAGGGAATGAGGAGTCTCTCCTTATAGCGCAAGGCGCCACAGGTGTAGACGACGTTGGGGACATAGCCCTCGCGCTCATTCTCGTTCGGTTCGATCAGAGGTTCTTTTAGCCGGCCGATAACGTTCGTCGGCCTTTTCTTATCCAGAAGGAAAGCTCCGATACAGTACTTCCGCATCGGCCCCACTCCGTGGCTGAGCACAAGCCACCCCTCATCCAATTCTATCGGGGAACCGCAGTTTCCGACCTGTACAAATTCCCAGGGGAAGGTGGGGTGTATAATAAGTTGGGGATCATACCAAAAATTGATATTGTCGGAGTACATTACATACAAATTTTCGTTGTCCTGACGGGAGATCATGGCATACTGCCCGTTTATTTTTCGCGGGAAAAGTGCCATTCCTTTGTTCTTTGCAGCAGGGCCGTTCAAAGTGATAAATTTGAATGAGATAAAATCTTCGGTCTCTATCAGCTGGGGTAAGATCATTCTGCCGTCGAAAGCGGTGTAGGTACCATAGTAGCGACGCCCCCCATCATCATCGTAAAAGAGAACAAATCGGGCGTCTTCAATCCCGTTACTCTGGCTTGGTGTCAAAGGGAAGATAGCCTTTTCCGAAGTCCGCTGTTCCGGTCTGAAGCTGACGGCATAATTGGAGTAAGCCAGGGTCAGCATTCCGTCTGAAGTCACATCTGCCTCCTGGGATGCAGGAGCCCTCCGCTTGGCACGCTCCACCGCATCGGAGAGTTCCGCGAGGGAGAATTGATCTTCCAGCTTGGATAAAACACCTGCGCTGAAGCTGTTCTCACAGTTTAGTTCGGCAAGCTTTCGAGTAAACAATGTCTTATCATAACTTTGCCAAGGAATCCGTTTCGGCTGTGTCACGTATGGGGCGGGACGCCTCAGCCGTAAGGTAAAATCATCGGTTATCATCCCCTCGCGGAATACAATAGAAGAGATATGCCCCTCGCCGATGGCACGAAGGCTTATGATGAATCTGATCGCACCCGCCGGAAGTTCGGACTGATCGGGATGAAGAACGATAGACGGATTGAATAAGGCGGCCGATTCAAGAGAATATTCCTGAGTAAAATAGGCCCCGATCAAAAGCCTTTGTTCCTCGCTCAAAGGGGCATCGGTGATGGTCCACTGTTTTACCATGGTAAAATGTTCAATCAGCTCTTCAAGAATATTGTGATGACGGTCGGCAAAATCCGCCAAAACCTTTTCAAGTCGGACATGGACCTCGTCTTTGCCGAGAGACATCACCCTGCTTATGGTCCTATAACGCTGGTTTTCATCCCCGGGAATAAAGGGACGAATCAATACTCGGTCATGGGAAGGCCTGAGCACAAATTTTAATCGTTGCACTTCCACCTTGTTCACGAAACCCTACTCCTCAATAAAATTTGTATAGTGAAGCTTTTTCTGGTCCGCCAGAAATCCCTGCATATATAAAAGAGAAAGGAGCCAGGCAAGTGTCGATTCGGCTCCCTCGTTCATATTCGGCCCATCCGGGGTAAGTCCGTCCCGGCATCCGCCGGTCGTATAATCATACAGAGGCTCCTTAAGATCGTTCTGACCGAGGAACCAGTTAAAGGCCATATCGGCGGCGGCTCTGTATCGCTCTTGCCCACTCATGTTGAAGGCAAGGAGGGTCGCCTCCAGCATTATCTGGGCCTCTATAGGCTGCTGATCAAACCTGGCTTTTTCGCCTTCGGGACGATACCAACCGTTGCTTCCAACCGGAGAAAAGTGATCGTCCTCTTTCTGAATATCGATGAGCCAATCAAGGCATCGATATCCGGTCTCAAGCATATCCTTTCTATTCATCCACTGTCCGGACAGGAGAAGCGCCTGAGGGATTTTTCCGCTTGCATAGGTAAGGATATCCCCCTTAAGCCAGGGCCATCCGGAATCGTCATCATGGTCAAAGTGATCAAAGAGCGTGACGGCAAGCTTATCCCGTATTCTCCTTACCTCACTATCACCGGAGAATCTGGCTAAGTAGGCATGGATACCGACAAGTGCGAAGGCTATGGCTCTGGGATGTTCAAGGGCCTCAAGCATACTTATTCCCTTATGAAACAATGTTGTGCTTAATGCAAGGCAGCCCGCTTCCCGAGAGAGGGCCGAACAAACACCAAGGCCCCATAGGGTCCGTCCCTGACTATCTTCCGCCCCTTTCTCTTCCAACCATTGCCTGTCGTAATCCATAAAATTACGAAACCAGCCGTTTTTTTCGTTATAGGCATAGTTTATAAAGGAAAGGTATTTTTTCTGCAGCCGAACCAGTTCGGGATCTTCCGGCACAAGATCCTGGGCCATCACCGTGACGATAAGGGCCCTGGCATTGTCGTCGATACAATAGCCGAATTGCCGCGAAGGAACGGTAAACTCCGCATGCTGAATCAATCCGGTATCGTCGGTCATGGTCTTAAGATGGCTAAAATCAATCTCAGGCAGACTTGACTCGTCCTGTTCCAAATTCTTCGTCTTCAAGTAGAAACGTGATTTGCAGGCCCGCTCGGCCTTTACTTCGTTACAGACATTGATATAGTCGACAGCAACCTGGCTCCAGACTGCCTTTCTCGAAAAGGTATACGCCTTTTTTCTCATTGTATTGCGCTTGATATCGTCGTCGAGCAAAGAGATCACCTCATTCGCCAGCCCCTTCGAGTCCTTAAAATCAACAAGAACTCCCCGGCCTTCGGCAAGCATCTCTTTTGCATACCAGTAAGGAGTTGAAACAGTGGCTTTCCCGACCCCCATGGCATATGCCAAGGTTCCCGAGACAATTTGGGATTCGGAAAGATAGGGGGTGACATAAATGTCACTGGCAGCCAGGAATTCACATAACTCTTTAATTTCCACAAAACGATTGAAAAAGATAACATGATCATCAACCCCGCGAAGCCGGGCAAGGCGCTGAAGATTGTGGCGATACTCTTCGCCCGAAGCCTTTCTGACATGCGGGTGAGTAGCACCTACTACAATGTAGACGGCATCGGGATGTTTCTCGACTACCGCAGGAAGGGCCTTGATCATCGTCTCAATCCCCTTGTTCGGAGAAAGCAAGCCGAAGGTCAGGATAACCTGCTTTCCTTCCACACCGAACTGATCTTTGTAAAAATTCGGATCGATGAAGGGCATATCAGGTATCCCATGGTGAATAAAGACAAGCTTCTCCCTGGGAATATGGTAGATATCAGTAAGAAATTCAATGCCTTTTTTCGACATCACCATCAATCGAGAAGATAAGGCCGCAATCTCGGTAAGAACATCTTTCTGTTTTTTCGAAGGTTTTTCGAGTACAGTATGGAGCGTCGTAACAATAGGCATTCGAAGGTCCCGTAACAGCGAAATAATATAGCTTCCGGCCTCTCCTCCATAGATCCCGTATTCATGCTGTAGGCAGACCACGTCAATTTGGTTGATATTAAGAAAATCGGCCGCAAGCTTATACTCGCCCGCTATGTTCTGATTTATCTCAAAATGGACCTTTTCAGGATAACGGTACCCCTCCGGGATATCGTTAATCGCAACGCTCCAGCAATCAAGCTCCCCATCAGCCCCGGAGAGCGCGTTTACAAGGTCGGTGCTAAAAGTAGCAATTCCACACTTTCGCGGTAGATAATTACCGATAACTGCAATCGATTTCGTTCTTTCCATTTTGTAATATACCTCCTCCAGAGAAATCCTTTTGCCGAATTCTCATCTCTCTTCTCGAGGTAGAAAATATTTTGCCTCAATATTCACAATATAAGCAAAAGTTGTTACAAAAAAAAGAGAAGGAGGATATTATTTGTAAGTTTATGTGATTATGTATAATTAAAAGTAAAACTAATTGTATCAAAGCTCATTCTTAGTTAAAAATATCTCCTACCAATCGTTTATCACCAAAAAGGGCAGCACAGCCGCCAGTGTGCCAGAAACAAACCTTACTTCCTTTTTTTATTATCCCTTTTTCAATGTAATCAATCATCCCTGCAACCGCTTTTGCCGTATAGACAGGATCAATAAAAAGGCCTTCATGCTGTGCCAAAAGCTTTATGGCTTGTGTTGAGATTTCAGAAGGTCTTTCATATGCCTCGCCACAATAGCGTTTGTCAATTGAAATATCTGTAGGCTTACAGGACTGCTCTATACCTAACAAGAATGCAGTCTGGTTTGCAAGATTGATAATCCTATTACTGAAATCATCGTCGGTTTCCCCAACTGTAAAGCCAACCAGTTTTGTTTCAAGGCCTAATGCCTTTTTTCCGACTGCAAGGCCCGCCATGGTTCCACCTGACCCAACCGCACAAAAAAGGGAATCAAACGCCTTCCTTCCCATCTGTTGCTCATTTAATTCCATAATCCCACGAACAAAGCCGACAGATCCTATGGGAGTCGCACCACCACCAGGAATATCATAGTAAGTAATCGCTTTACTTTTCAGACCCTCTTTGTATTCGTCGGCCTCTTTATTTCTTCCTTGCTTTGCCTCAGTAATATTTGTATAATCTGAGAGCCTAACAATATGACATTCCGCCCCCAAAAGTCTATCCAATAGATAGTTACCGTTGATATTGCTTGAAGAGGATTCGTCGAAATGATCAAGCAAGAATAAAACAGGCTTAAGGCCATAGCGACGACACACTGCTGCTGTTTGCATTGCATGATTCGATTGTAGTGCGCCATATGTTATAACTACTTCAGATTTTTTTGACAGTGCATCTGCTAAAAGGAATTCCAACTTTCGTATCTTATTACCACAGAAAGCATTATATCCTGCAAGATCATCTCGTTTAAAATAAATTTCAACGCCTAACATCTTACTTAGATTTTCCAACTTTTGAAGCGGAGTTGGATAAAATCCAATATCGAGTCGACTCAAGCTATTAAAAAGCCCATCAAAAGTATTCATATCACTCACTACGCCCTCCGAGTGAAGCTACTGCATCGTGCAAAGAGCAAAGCCCTTTTTCGAGGATTGATCTTGGGCATGCAATATTGATACGCATAAACCCACTCCCAGAAGAACCAAACCAATGGCCTGCATCAACAGCGATCTTTGCTTTCTTAAAGAATAAATCGTCAAGCTCATCATTGGATAGCGCCAATGCCCGACAGTCAATCCACATTAGATATGTTCCTTCTGGTTCAGTCACCTTTAAGATTGGAATTCGTCGACTTATGTAATCTGACAAGAAAGCAATGTTGGTTTGTAAATATTCCAATAGCTGCTTACGATATTCCTCTCCATGAGTGTATGCCGCTTCAGTGGCGACTAAGCCAAAACAATTAGGTCCAGCAACATGGTGAATATCTAACATCTCATTATAGCGATCTAATAGATTTTTATTTTTACTTATTATCACTGCCGTTTTTAAACCCGCAAGATTAAATGTTTTACTAGGTGATACAAGAGTGACCGTATTATTAGCTATTTCATCAGAAAGTGAAGCAAGGGGAATATGCCTCCTGCTGCCGAATACAAAATCACAGTGAATCTCATCCGAAAAAATTATAACACCATATTTTTTACAAAGATTCCCAATCGACAAAAGTTCTTCTTTTCTCCAAACTCGAGATACAGGGTTATGTGGAGAACATAAGATCATCGCCTTCACACTTGGCTCTTTGAGTTTTCTCTCGAGATCGGCAAAATCAATTTCATATTTTCCATCATGCTTTTGGCAAAGAGGATTTTCTTCGACTACACGATTATTTTGACGTATTATCCTTGAAAAAGGATAATAGACAGGAGGCTGAATAACGATTTTATCTCCAATATTCGTAAAGGCCCGAATCATAATTGTTAAACCTGTCACGACTCCCGGAGAGAAAGAAATCCATTCTTTTAAAAGGAGCCATTTATGTTGTGTGGCAAACCACGAGATAACAGCATCAGAAAATGCATCATCACGAAAGACATATCCAAAAATTCCATGTTCAACTCGGGCCTTTAAGGCATCGATAACAGGGCGAGGGGAAGAGAAATCCATGTCGGCAACCCAGAAGGGAAGAAGGTCATTACTCCCGAATTTGCCTTGGAGAGAATTCCATTTTAGACTATCAGTCCCTATGCGGTTTATGATTGCATCAAAATTATATTTCTCGGTCATAGTTTTTATAACTCCTCTCGATACCTCAACCTTTAACCGCACCAGCTCCCCAGCCTTTAATTAACGCTTTTTGTGTATAGAGGAAAATGATCAATGAAGGTACACTAACCAAAACACTACCCGTCAAGATAAACTCCCACAATGTATCAAACTGCCCAATAAAGCCATTTAAACCTACAGGATACGTCATTTTAGCGTCGGTGCTTATCATAACTAAGGCAATGATGTACTCACTCCAAGACAGAGTAAAAGCATATACACTGATAGCGACTATACCGGGAACAATAATAGGCAGTACTATAGTGAATAGAGTCCTAAGGCGCCCGGCACCATCGATTGCAGCAGCCTCTTCAACTTCTGCCGGAACCGTCATAACAAAAGAACGCAACATCCATAAACAGTAAGGAAGACACAACGCAATATAGGCTAACATCAATCCATATAGAGTGTTTACCAATCCAAGTTTCTGGAACCAGAGATACAAGGGAATGATCAATAGAACATTTGGAAGAAAATACGCATATAAAGAGAAGGTCGCTAAAAAATTCCTTCCGCGGTAGGTAAACCTTGCCAAACTATAGGCACCCATAATTGATATAAGGGTTGTCAATGCTACAACAAACACCGTTACGATAAAACTGTTTAGAACAAACATGCTAAACTGCGTATCAGTGAAAAGGTGAATATAATTCTCAAACGTCCAATGTTTTGGAAGAACTGTCGGAGGTATATTAAAGAATTCCGACTTTGGCCTCACTGAGCATAAGAAAACCCAAATAATAGGCCCCATAGCAAATAAAACAAAAACAATAATACAAAGATAAAATAAAATTCGCAGTATTCGTTTCTTGGCTTTCATCATACTTCCACCGTCTCATTCATCTTACTAAGTTTCATGTAGAGGAACACAACAATAGAAACAATTGTTGCAATAATTAAGGTAATTGCAGATCCTCTTCCCAGCTGCATTCCGGTAAAGGCATATTTATAGGCGTAGAGAGGCATAGTTGTAGTTGCAACACCAGGGCCACCACCGGTTAGCATATAAATTTGATCAAATTTCTTGAACATGAAAATTATTCGAAGCATGGCAACAACACCAACTACATTTTTTATTGACGGCATAGTAATATACCAAAATGATGTCCAGAAATTTGCACCATCCATTTTTGCCGATTCATAGAGTTCTTTTGGAATTGTCTGCAACCCTGCAAGTACATTAATTACAACAAATGGATAATATGACCATATACCAATGATAATATTTATTAAAAAAGCCTTAGCAGGTGTTCCCAACCAACTAATAGTATGATCAATTAAGCCAGCACTTATAAGCATAGAATTGATAATTCCATAACTCTCATTTAATAACCATCGCCACATCAAAGTAATAGAAATCATTGGCATAAAGAAAGGCAATAGAATAAAAGCCCTCGCTAATCCTCTTCCTCGAAAATCTTCATTCAAAAAAAGCGCAACTATTATACCAATAACCATCTGTCCAACTACAGTAGTAAATACCCAGATCATACTTAGTTTCGTTGCATTCCAGAAGTCGGGATCTCGAAATGTTTCAAGATAATTGGCAAATCCCACAAAGTGGCCTTTGATTTCATAAATTAACTGTGAATGGAAGCTTAATTTTATTGCAAAACAAAAAGGATAAATGATAAGAGCGGCAAGCGCTATCAATGCTGGTAGCAATAGTAGGATACCCATTCCGTTTTCTTTTTTCGTGTAATGCAAAGGATTCTCCTTTATTTTCTGTAAAAAGCAGGGTAACCGTCAAAAGACGATTACTCCCGCATTTTCTCAGTATGCTCAATCAATAGAAAACATGCTCCGCCATTCTTTTGCTATTGTCGTTAGTGCTTCTTCAGGAGTTTTCTGGCCGCTTATTGCCTTGTGCAGTTCATTTGCAAATACAGGGGCAGAAATTGCACGTCCGAAATAGGGGTTAACAACACCATTATTTCTAAACTGAAAGTCTGTTCCATATTTATAGGCGAGATCCATCGATTTCTTTACAATATTACTCCAGCGTGCGATGGCAGGATAGTCAAAGTAGTCGTCATTGTTAAGCCAGCCCTGCCGTACAGGTAAGCTATGTCCGGGAACCGCAGCTGTAAGGAATTTATAGTACTGCTTATCACTCATATAGAATTCAACAAACTTTTTAGCAGCTTCTACATTCTTTGAATTGCTAAATACAACAAAATCATTAATGGTTGCCTTTACCAATGGTTCTGTAGCCTTCGGGCCAACAGGGCCTGCCGCAACATCAACCTTATCGTGCAATTCCGGGTTATACCGGTCGATAATAGACATCATTCGTCCAGGGAAACGTACCATTGCGACAACTCCTTTGGCAAACATAAGGCCAAGATCGCTGGTAGTAACAGTAATTGCTCCCGGTGGACAATATTGTGTCATATCACAAAGGTACTGGAGAGCCTCAATTGCAATTGGAGAATCAATTGTTACATTATTGTTTTCGTCAAATGCATCACCTCCAAATGCCCACAAAATCTGCAAATAATCGCCACTGACATCCGATGGTGATAAAGAAATACCTAAACCCCAACGGTCTATCTGGCCATCACCATTGAGGTCTACAGTCAAAGCCTTTGCAGCGTCCTTCCATTCATCCATGGTCTGTGGAACAGCAATGCCGGCTTCAGTAAATAAATCCTTTCGATAATACAGAATTTTAGACTCGGTTGCAGCAGGAATATCATATATCTTACCATCTTGCGTCGGAGTCACGAATCTCTGCGGTATATCCCCCAATTCCTTATAAACATCGTCAAGTTCCGCAAGATATCCTTCATCAACTAGCCCTGCAATATATCGGGGAGAGAGAAAAGCCACATCAGGAGCCGTCCCGGCTCTTAACATTGCAGAAAGTTTTGGCAAGACCTGTTCCAAATCTGCATGGCTCAGAATAACTTTTATTCCAGGATTTTCTGCTTCAAAATCACTAATAATCGAGTTGTCCGTTTCAATAGAGGTCGGATCAGTTTCCGGTGTAAGATAAGTAATCTCTACACCCTTATCCTGCTGTCCCTGACTCCACAGTGATGGTACCATCAAAACACAACACATCAACATTACAATACATGTCCGCTTAATCATAAGCTCCCCCTTCAATCTTTATATTTCTACAAACGAAAGCTTTTGTGAGGCAGTCTTGCTGCCTAGGAAAATCCTTTTTTCATATGCCCTCCCCTCCTCTATTTTCCTTTTGTCGCCAGCAGCGCACCGTAATGAATGGCTTCAATCATGCTTTGCGGATTCGCGGTGCCCTTACCGGCCTTTCCAAATGCCGTCCCATGATCCACGGAGCTTCGAACAATTGGCAGACCGAGCGTTATATTTACTCCGCTGACAGCATCCCATTTTCCGGTATTGTTATCATATTTAAATCCAGTCAATTTTAGGGGGATATGGCCTTGATCGTGGTACATCACGACAACAACATCGTACTGACCGGCCAGTGCCTTTGAAAAAACCGTATCCGGGGGCAAAGGACCTGACACATTCAGCCCTTCTGCGCCTGCCTGCTTAATTGCAGGGATGATTTCTTTCATCTCTTCATCGCCGAACATGCCGTTTTCACCGGCATGAGGATTTAGCCCGGCCACAGCAATGTTCGGCTCATCAAAACCAAGCTGCACAAGCGCACCATGCGCCAGTCTGATGACTTCAAGGACCCTATCTTTTTTGACAAGATCACAGGCCTTGCGCAGCGATACGTGGGTCGATACATGTACCACACGAAGTGGATCATGAATGAGCATCATCGCGTAATGCTTTGTCTTGGTCTTCTCTGCAAATATTTCCGTATGCCCGCTATAGTGGAACCCCGCGCGATTAATAGAATCCTTATTTATTGGAGTGGTGATGACACCGGCAACCTTTTTTTCAAGCGAGAGATCGATTGCCTTGTCAATGGATTCAAAGGCCGCCTTCCCGGAGCTCGCCAACACCTTGCCGAAAACAAGGGTATCCATATCTACATTGTTCAGTTCCAGATACTCAATCGTTCCGTATGCTCCAACCGCCTCGAGGGGATCTTCCAACCTCTTAAGCTTCAACGGCGATGCAACCATGTTGATGGCATGCTTCAATACCGCGCCATCGGCAACGACAACGGGAATACACTCCGCATAAACCTTCTTTTCCGACAGGGCCTTGACGATTATCTCCGGACCGATACCAGATGGATCTCCCATCGTCAGGGCAAGTCTTGGCAACTCCTTCATTACGTAAACATCTCCTTTTATTGTATCTGTTCGTAGATCGACCGTATTTGCGCCTTTGTCATGGGCTTTGCATTGTTATCGAGTAAACGCTTTGTTTCGATCGCACCCTCAACCAAATCATCGATATCCTGATGTTTGATACCGAAATGTACCAGATTAGTGGGGATTTTCAGCTCGGAAACAAATCCATAGATCCATTCGATAAGTGACGTCACCGTTTCATCGATGCTCTGTTTTTTCTCAAGCCCAAAATAGGGAACCGCTTCGTAAAGTTTTTCGTTTACCGCATCTTTATTAAAGTCAATGACAGGAGCCAATAGCATGGCGTTCGCCACTCCGTGCGGAATGTGAAAAAGGGCACCCATAGGATAGGAAAGAGCATGTACCGCCGTAGTTCCCGAAAGGGTAATGCACATCCCGGCATAGAATGAGGCAAAAAGCAAATCCGTTCTGGCATCCACATCCTGTCCATTGGCAAATACCTTTTTCAGGCTTCGGCTTATTCGTTTTATTGCTTCCAGGGCAAGGAGGTCGCTAAGCGGTGTCGCCTTACGGGAAGTATAGCATTCCAATGCATGAGCCAATGCATCAAGACCCGTAGATGCAGTTACCTGTGGCGGTAACGACAACGTCAATTCGGGATCGAGAATGACATAGTCGGGAAGAAGTTCGCTACTTATCACCGCCGCCTTCATTTTCTTTTCTGGCAGAGCAAAAATCGCATTCTTTGTAGCTTCAGAACCGGTTCCCGCCGTTGTGGGAATAAGACATGTTGGGGTGGACCGATGGAGAGCCTGGGCCGAATCGATAACAGCATCAAGTGTCTCCCCTGTTTTCAATAAGCATCCTAAGATTTTTGCCGTATCGAGAACCGATCCTCCACCCACACCGATAATAACGCCGCATGCGTGTTTCCGGCATTCCTCAATGATGGAATTCGCATTCTGTACATTGGGTTCCCGTTCCACACTATCAACGACAAACACCGACCATCCTGCGGTGGAAAGATTATGGATAATCGAATCGCTAAGCCCTGCAGCTCTGACTCCTTTATCGGTAAGCAGGATCGCATCCTTTTCCTTTATACCGGAAAGCATCTCATCCAGTTGAGCAATGCTCCCTGCACCGGCCTTCACCAGACCGGGTGTTTCAAGGGTAAATTGTTGTATCATAAGAATCTCCTACATTCACTTTTCCGCCGTATCGAAGAAAATCGATAACTTTCTCAAACGTATCAATTTCTCCAAACCCTCCGGCTTTCGTTATCATATATATGGGTTCACTAAGATCAGGAGATGAGAGCTGGCAAAGCGGGATTCCCGGTAAGATCTCTTTCTTTAGACTTATTGACGAGGCATGAAGCTTTCTCACAATATTAAAGGCCGTATCGCCACCTGTGGCAAATAAGGTCCTGATATTACAATGCAGAAGAACCTGCTTTACTATCTCGCCAATGCAATCAGCAACTTCTTCCCCAATATCCTTTACGGCACTTCGAGCCACCTCATCGTTATCTTCACGATGGTTCTTGTTTCTCTCCCTGACTGTTTTTAATAAGATATGCGTTGAATCATCATCGATCGCCATAATGCCTGCTACGGCACTCGAAATAGCTTCTTCTCTGTTCCTTATTATCGTTTCGACATCGATATCGATCTGGCGAACGTGACGCCCATTCGCCAGAAGATGCTGAACCTGCTCCGACGACACCTGCTTGATACTGCCGACTGCAAAGAGAACCCTCGGTGAGATGAGAAAAGACTTTTTCACGGACTCTGTTTTTTTCTCAGCCAGAACTTTCCCTAAGCCTGAAGAACCGACAAACAATCTTTGTGCCCTCATAATGGAAGCAACATGTACAATTCGTGTTATATGTGCAGGCTCAAGAGCATCAAAAACAATTATCTTATTACCGGCTTTTCTTTCATGTTCCAAAGCGTGAATAAGATTCTCATCAGAAGCCTGAATAGTGCGAAAGGTTATTAAACCAACTTTACGCTTTGTTTGCTGCGATATGATATCGGGAACAAAGGAACTATCAACCGGTGCAAACGGATCTTTTCCAAATTCCGATAGATGAAGCTTTATTCCATGTATGTAGCACATGCCGTCTTTAACAATCCGGCCGTTCTCAGGAGCGGCCGGAACAACAAACGCCTCGGAATATCCACAGGCATCCATCAAAGCATCAATCTCAGATCCCACATTCCCACGCAGTGTCGAATCAATCTTTTTTACAACGTTGTCTTTCGTTCTATCACCAAGAAGCTCAATTGTATGAAAGACCTTATCATATGCCTCTCTTGCCTTTAGATGCCTGGATTCCGTATCAATGATAAGAACAGGGACATTCAGGTAATCCTTTCCAAGTGGAGGATGGGGCTGAATCAACACAACAGGGTCAATATCGCCATCAATGAATTGTATTCCGGTGTCATTTGCACCGGTAAAATCATCCGCAATGATCGTAAACATGAGTAGTGATGCCTCCGGGATACCGCTTTATGGATTGCTGCTATTTGACGGTCAGACCGGTCTTAATCATCAATTCTTTCAGCTTCTTCCGTTCTTCTTCATTCGGACGAACGAATGGAAGCCGTTC encodes:
- a CDS encoding MalY/PatB family protein, with translation MTEKYNFDAIINRIGTDSLKWNSLQGKFGSNDLLPFWVADMDFSSPRPVIDALKARVEHGIFGYVFRDDAFSDAVISWFATQHKWLLLKEWISFSPGVVTGLTIMIRAFTNIGDKIVIQPPVYYPFSRIIRQNNRVVEENPLCQKHDGKYEIDFADLERKLKEPSVKAMILCSPHNPVSRVWRKEELLSIGNLCKKYGVIIFSDEIHCDFVFGSRRHIPLASLSDEIANNTVTLVSPSKTFNLAGLKTAVIISKNKNLLDRYNEMLDIHHVAGPNCFGLVATEAAYTHGEEYRKQLLEYLQTNIAFLSDYISRRIPILKVTEPEGTYLMWIDCRALALSNDELDDLFFKKAKIAVDAGHWFGSSGSGFMRINIACPRSILEKGLCSLHDAVASLGGRSE
- a CDS encoding carbohydrate ABC transporter permease; protein product: MMKAKKRILRILFYLCIIVFVLFAMGPIIWVFLCSVRPKSEFFNIPPTVLPKHWTFENYIHLFTDTQFSMFVLNSFIVTVFVVALTTLISIMGAYSLARFTYRGRNFLATFSLYAYFLPNVLLIIPLYLWFQKLGLVNTLYGLMLAYIALCLPYCLWMLRSFVMTVPAEVEEAAAIDGAGRLRTLFTIVLPIIVPGIVAISVYAFTLSWSEYIIALVMISTDAKMTYPVGLNGFIGQFDTLWEFILTGSVLVSVPSLIIFLYTQKALIKGWGAGAVKG
- a CDS encoding carbohydrate ABC transporter permease, which translates into the protein MHYTKKENGMGILLLLPALIALAALIIYPFCFAIKLSFHSQLIYEIKGHFVGFANYLETFRDPDFWNATKLSMIWVFTTVVGQMVIGIIVALFLNEDFRGRGLARAFILLPFFMPMISITLMWRWLLNESYGIINSMLISAGLIDHTISWLGTPAKAFLINIIIGIWSYYPFVVINVLAGLQTIPKELYESAKMDGANFWTSFWYITMPSIKNVVGVVAMLRIIFMFKKFDQIYMLTGGGPGVATTTMPLYAYKYAFTGMQLGRGSAITLIIATIVSIVVFLYMKLSKMNETVEV
- a CDS encoding ABC transporter substrate-binding protein; this encodes MIKRTCIVMLMCCVLMVPSLWSQGQQDKGVEITYLTPETDPTSIETDNSIISDFEAENPGIKVILSHADLEQVLPKLSAMLRAGTAPDVAFLSPRYIAGLVDEGYLAELDDVYKELGDIPQRFVTPTQDGKIYDIPAATESKILYYRKDLFTEAGIAVPQTMDEWKDAAKALTVDLNGDGQIDRWGLGISLSPSDVSGDYLQILWAFGGDAFDENNNVTIDSPIAIEALQYLCDMTQYCPPGAITVTTSDLGLMFAKGVVAMVRFPGRMMSIIDRYNPELHDKVDVAAGPVGPKATEPLVKATINDFVVFSNSKNVEAAKKFVEFYMSDKQYYKFLTAAVPGHSLPVRQGWLNNDDYFDYPAIARWSNIVKKSMDLAYKYGTDFQFRNNGVVNPYFGRAISAPVFANELHKAISGQKTPEEALTTIAKEWRSMFSID
- the pdxA gene encoding 4-hydroxythreonine-4-phosphate dehydrogenase PdxA, encoding MKELPRLALTMGDPSGIGPEIIVKALSEKKVYAECIPVVVADGAVLKHAINMVASPLKLKRLEDPLEAVGAYGTIEYLELNNVDMDTLVFGKVLASSGKAAFESIDKAIDLSLEKKVAGVITTPINKDSINRAGFHYSGHTEIFAEKTKTKHYAMMLIHDPLRVVHVSTHVSLRKACDLVKKDRVLEVIRLAHGALVQLGFDEPNIAVAGLNPHAGENGMFGDEEMKEIIPAIKQAGAEGLNVSGPLPPDTVFSKALAGQYDVVVVMYHDQGHIPLKLTGFKYDNNTGKWDAVSGVNITLGLPIVRSSVDHGTAFGKAGKGTANPQSMIEAIHYGALLATKGK